The following proteins come from a genomic window of Hydractinia symbiolongicarpus strain clone_291-10 chromosome 2, HSymV2.1, whole genome shotgun sequence:
- the LOC130629983 gene encoding serine/threonine-protein kinase NIM1-like, whose product MAVDVLPPKRDVDNNNNLRHDPVKASTGDDNSKWLNPYEKLTRDLVEDERCVKEFSLGKRIGFYRLRGDLGSGNFAKVKLGFHCLAKEKVAVKILDKTKLDEKTQRLLSREISSMEKLHHSNVIRIFEVLETLSHIYIVMEYAPSGELFHKILNDGKFSESLTRKYFAQILSAVSHMHDYNIIHRDIKAENVFLSSNGTVKLGDLGFSTVISSPDQHLNTFCGSPPYAAPELFKDDFYLGRFVDIWALGVLLYFMVTGTMPFRADTVGKLKRKILDGTFHVPEHVTENCRFLICQILRPLPTDRFTVQEIMRSLWLEGVCFTEASKSHKSRPCLDCKELSDEEQLGMQQLAEYGITNEMIEKCPEDSRNNINGTFRIAVYQAERRAIERRLEREAKIQEEVEAMRLSRSKNKKNSPTKGAETPQSKFCNIL is encoded by the exons ATGGCCGTTGATGTTTTACCACCAAAGCGCGATGTTGATAATAATAACAATCTCAGACATGACCCAGTAAAGGCATCAACAGGAGATGATAATAGCAAATGGCTGAATCCGTATGAAAAGCTCACTCGAGATTTAGTTGAAGATGAACGATGTGTCAAAGAATTTTCCTTGGGCAAAAGAATTGGCTTTTACAGATTACGTGGAGATTTGGGAAGTGGAAATTTCGCTAAagttaaattaggttttcattGTTTGGCTAAAG AAAAAGTTGCAGTGAAGATTTTAGACAAAACCAAGCTAGATGAAAAAACCCAACGTTTGCTATCCCGTGAAATCTCGTCAATGGAAAAACTTCACCATTCCAATGTGATACGAATATTTGAAGTTTTGGAGACCTTGTCCCACATATATATAGTTATGGAGTATGCACCTTCTGGTGAATTGTTTCATAAGATACTAAATGATGGGAAGTTTTCTGAAAGCTTGACAAGGAAATATTTTGCACAAATTCTATCTGCTGTTTCTCATATG CACGACTACAACATCATCCATCGCGACATCAAGGCTGAAAATGTCTTCCTTTCATCAAACGGAACTGTCAAACTGGGTGATTTGGGTTTCAGCACAGTCATTTCGTCACCGGACCAGCATTTAAATACATTTTGTGGCAGCCCACCTTACGCTGCACCAGAATTGTTCAAAGATGATTTTTACCTGGGTCGCTTCGTTGATATATGGGCGCTGGGCGTTTTACTTTATTTCATGGTGACAGGCACCATGCCGTTTCGTGCCGACACAGTGGGCAAGCTCAAGCGGAAAATTCTCGACGGTACTTTCCACGTTCCGGAACACGTCACAGAGAACTGCAGATTTTTGATTTGTCAGATTTTACGACCTCTTCCAACCGACCGCTTCACCGTGCAAGAAATAATGAGAAGTTTATGGCTAGAAGGTGTCTGCTTCACGGAAGCGTCCAAGTCGCACAAATCCAGACCTTGTCTTGACTGCAAAGAACTCAGTGATGAAGAGCAGCTTGGTATGCAACAGTTAGCTGAGTATGGTATTACGAACGAAATGATTGAGAAATGTCCTGAAGATTCGAGAAACAACATCAATGGTACTTTTCGCATTGCTGTATATCAAGCAGAACGGCGCGCCATAGAGAGACGACTAGAAAGAGAGGCTAAAATACAAGAGGAAGTTGAGGCGATGCGTTTAAgtagatcaaaaaacaaaaagaacagccCGACAAAAGGTGCCGAAACACCACAATCAAAATTTTGCAACATTCTTTAA